ctattatcttttttgtttttctttattattttaaatattataatttttaattgcgATATCAAATAGTTATTTACGTTTTTAAACACATGCTTAAAGCCCAACctctccctttttctttttctttttttttttctaacaagaAGTAACCTTAAATATAGAAttcaaattaaaagaatttgtaGCATATAGGCAGGAATTTCTTGACTTCCAAATACGGCAATCAAAGTTGGCCAAACCTACAAGAATAAAATGAAAACACAAAAAAATTCACTTTACCTTATTTAGGTGTCaaggaaaacaaaaagaaaaataaaaaaaaaatatcaaaagaatgaataaaaattgattttttttaacaTCATTAacgtttgattttttttaatctttaatcatatcataataaatttttatttttaaatagtaTTTAATACTATAGAAACGaagtttcctttcttttctttttcttaaataaTTCTTTTCATAAACAGACTTAAGGGATTTATTTGAACCTTGAAAATAttaggcaaggtaaaaaatatataaaaatgaatattttAAGTTTGACTGTcgagaaaaatgataaaaaaaaaataaaacaaattacaaaacaataaaaagattttgattttatatgccattaatatttaatttttattaattttaaccacgttattacaaaattttatttttatagtatttgatataaaaaaaaaacaatcaattttttttttttatctccaaAAAGAATCCTTCTGCTGAACACATcctgaagaaaaataaaaagaaaaagttgAAGAAAGAATGATAGAAGAACGAAGATAGAAGAAAGAATCAGAAAGAATGATAGAAGAACGAAGATAGAAGAAAGAATCATACTTTTCTTAGCTAGAGAGTTGGAGGCTTTTGATCTTCAAATACTGCACCCATTTATTCATCAGCGGGCAGTGTTCTTgatcaccctctctctctctctctctctctctctctctccggcACCCTTTGCTTCGCCCCCAGAATTTATTCTGCAGGTTTGTGATCACATCATACTCCCAGCCGGATACTCTGTTCagcatttcatttttttttttgtgagtttattaatttgcatatataTGGGGTAAATTTGCCAATGTTTAAATAGTGATTAATGGACTTTCTCCAATCTCATTGTAATTCATTTCTTTCAATATTCGTAGTGTTCTTCCACTTGGATTACTATTTCTAAGATACAGTTGTTCAGAGAATGTTTTCCTGAGGACATTTTCAGGAAATATAGAGTTTTAGGCAAATGATTTAATTAAGGactcttaatattttgtttaattctttttattaaaaattattttttctaggTATATCAAGTAATTTTAGCTGCATTGCATGTGCATTCCACCTACCAAACACATGAATTCCATGAAACTATGGAAAATGGTGAATGCATGCAGGGGGTACTGAATGTTGACACAGTAACTAGTAACTATAAATAATGTTAGCAttgttatattaaaaaaaaattttgagggCTTCAAAATTTTTGAGACCCTAGACAAGCACCTCAATGACCTTAATGAAGAGCCGGCCTGGACATTTAGCCTGATGGGAATGTAATATAACTTGTATAGtgatataattaatttattatccctaaaaaattaaaggaaaaaaacTTGGTAAAAgtgataaattttttaatatctttgttaatttttgaattaattaatttaaaatttaagtctGTATTATGTTCTAATTTCTAATATAATGctcaaaatactatttttaattttttttatccgATATGATTCCCTTTCTTAACACTTTGTTTTTCAACACTTTTTTCTCCCTTCTCTTCGCCTCATTGCACTCTACCTGCCCATTTTTTATGTCGTCGCCTATCATCATATAGAACTTCCTCCTCTTTTCTTGCCTTCTTACTCATAATAACAAGCTCATGCCCTCACATATTATTGACCAATGTGGTAATATGATTACATGACAACATTGCACTAAAGACATTAATTATACATAAAACGACGTAAACTCTTAGTTAACTTTTCTGGTACTtccctttttttgttttcttcaacTACTAAATTGTATTCATTTGCACTAGAAATGTTGATCAAACACCCTTTCTATTCCTCCATTCCTTTTGTTTGGCTCGAGAAATAGTGAATgaaaaattaagaaacaaatgATAATTAGAAGAATTAATTAATACCTAATAAAGTTCATTAATTCTTACTTTTGTTTACAAGAAGGCAATTATTTATGTTGTACCAAATTAAAGAAGTCTAAAGGTGCTCTAGTTCCATATTTCATAATCCTAATATTTGTATTGCTTGCAATCTCGATTCTTGACATTGGAGGGATACTTACGAACTTATTATAAATGTTGAATTTACTTTTACTTGATATCTTATGAAGAAccacatttccaaaaaaatttctAACAACCCACTCCtagaaaatgttatgcaataCCATTGCACAATAATGCTTTgtggatatttttttaaaaataatttaatattgttCATAAACTAGTTCTAACTCAGGGAATTTTATATAACCTTACCAAAATCTcattaaataacaaaaattaattatataatgaCTAATTATATAAGTTATAGAATTTCATTTATAGCTTGAATTATTATTGTGAACAGTTAAAATTTGCGCCTTATTGTGTtaacaataatattatatattttgcAAATAATTTGATTCTTCTTACCTAAGAAAATGCTAATTATTATttgtacatatataatatatcCCTCATACAATACAGGAATTTCATAATTTGTAAGTATAAAAAGGCCACTTATGCAAAATATTGTGTTATTACATTAAATATGAAACAAGATAGAAACATGACTCCAATAGATTGAGAATATTATTCATAATTTATTGCCAATAGGAGCTTTAAAGGAGCAATCCAATTTAAGATGATTATCAATCGGCAAGATCAGATCTTACGAATTCATAAATTTTTTGCGTTAACATTGGTTTTATGATGAGGACACATATTTTGTGGTAAAATATTAAATCTttatattatatcaatcaaattTTAGTGGCTGACTACTGCAATGTACTCATGCCTATTAtcgttaaattttttttatagtcTATTTTCAATAACCATGTCAAGTTATGTCTAATTTCTCAAGTACTACTTATTGAATGTATAGCCAACATTAACAACATCCCctatatgttaaatttttatgaagCAGATACTGAGTTCATAGAAATTTTGCAAACTACGTGCAAATCTATTTAATTAGAAAAAACGAGCATGGATGACATTGATGAAACTACTAATAGAAAAAAATATGTGCCATGTGACAATTGAGATAAAAGAGATGGTGTCAAAAGGATTGCCTCCCCTATCAAGAAAATCTTGTATCTATAGAGTTCCCAAAAGGCTTCGCTATGTAAATGAAGAGGCTTACACACCTCAAATTGTCTCCATTGGCCCTCTTCACCATGGCAAAGAAAGTTTGTTGGCCATGGAAGAGGTCAAATTGAGGTACTTGGACAAGTTCCTTGTTTGCACCAATATGATTTTAGAGACGTGTgttgaagaaataaaaaaattggaaGCAAGTGCCCGCGATTGCTATTCTGAAAGCACCAAGCTTACTAGTGATGAATTCGTCAAAATGATGCTTATAGATGGTAGTTTCATTATTGAAGCCATGACAAGTTTTCTTGGAACTTCAACATCGGAAGATAGCGAAAACCATACATATTTTAAAAGATGGACAGTAGTTGACATGCGGCCTAATTTGACGCTACTTGAAAATCAACTTCCATTCTTCATTCTCGAAATAATATTCAATCTAGCATTCCGCATCGGTGAATATGACGGTCCTTCCTTAGTAGAGCTTTGCCTTTTATTCTTTGAAGACATAATGATAATGTAGGATCACCCAAAGACGATCTCAACATCTGAAGTGAAACATCTTCTTGATTTGCTGAGAATTTGCCATCTACCATCATCCTCAAGACCATTTTCGGAAAAGTTTGATCACAAGTATGTAGCAATTCCAAAAGCAACAGAACTCTGCGAGGAAGGAGTGAGATTTGCAAGGGACTCACCTGATCACTTACTAGACATAAAATATACACGGGGACTATTGAAAATTCCACCACTAGTGATTCAACAACGCACGGAAATTTTACTTAGAAATCTAGTGGCCCTAGAGCAGTGCCACTATCATTATGACACTTACATTACTGATTACATCTACTTCATGGATAACCTTATAGACTCTAGTAGTGATGTTGATGTGCTCGTTCAAAATGGGATTATTATGACCTATTTTGGTGACAGCTCGACAGTGGCAACTCTATTCAATAATCTTGTAACAGAAACTACACTAGCATCATATAACTATTATTACTATGGTTGTGCAAAAGATATCAAAGAATTTTGGGAGGTTCCGTGGCACAAATGGAAGGCTACATTGAAACGAGATTATTTCAGCACTCCATGGAAAGTTTCTTCAACCATTGCTGCCATAGTACTTATAGTACTCACTTTTATACAAACTATTTATTCTATCATTGGTAAGTAGACAATTGCCTAAAGGTCTCTCTAATTGAGATATTCATATTAAATGTCTTAGGTTCAAACCTATGAGATGGGATTGGGAGAATATGGAATGTAAAGTACCTACCCTTATCTTAGAATGTCCTAGACCCAATGTTTggtcaaaataaaaaaataaccctTGGTTCCTTAATGGTAtgtttcaaaaattaatattttggtcattttattttgtACTATGCTGTTGTGTGTGAAATTGTGCTTTTTCTAGAAAAGTTGTATTTTGTATGATTGTGTTAAATATGTTGGGTTTTTCTTCTATaaataaatgtatttaaatgttgtaCATGACACCATCAACTTTTGAAGAGATCTATCCTATATTTTGTTATATTGGAATTGAATGGAGTAGAACTAGAATGcaatgaaaaaatatttatatatatttataattataaagACCAATTCAAAGGacaaaatatttctttaaaaaaaatatacgaGAGGAAGAAATGCACCATATTTGCATGTGAGTCCATTTAGTGTTTCGTGTGAAGGAAAATAGCTTAAGCCATGAACAATTAATCATTAGTCAGTTGTGTTATATTCTTAGTTTGAACTAAATTACTTCAaatgattaataataattttgaGATGTAGAAATACATACCTCATGCAATGCTTTTTTACAAAAAAAGAAAGTGTCAATATTTAAGTTGACTACTAGCCCAAGCACATTCTAAGCAAAATCCCATAATCTCTCACATGCACTTGGCTAGACATCATCTCCCATCTTGCATTAAATGCAATTTGACATGGCATTAACCCACTCTTTAATTCAAACCTCCCCACGCCAATCATGAACTAgacttccttttttgttttttttttttcattgaaacTATGGAGAGATTTGGAAAGGAAGGGTAGGGGAGGAGGGGACTCATCATGAAAAACAAACAACTTTAGAAAAAATTGTTGTACAAATAGTGCTGGTCTTTATATCTCCACGAATCAAGTAGTATCCGTTGCTAAGATTTTGAGTCATTACACTAGTTCTCCTCTTACACTTTCTGTATAATATCATAGCTCCATTTTAGTTCAGATGCTTTCTTTGTACTCCCTTATTTCAGATACATTGTCGATAATCTAGGAGTATGATATGGTTTTACATTGTTAGTGTATTGAGCTTATGTAAAGCATGTTTGACTGATGAATTGTTGCATCTTGTTATAGATATCATTGAATGTTTACTCATTAACATACTTTAATCATGTTTTCACTATGTTGATGTTAACTAAATGTCTTATTTAAAAAGCACATTTAGAGTAAGGGAACTAAGATATAGCAATTTCATGTCTTTAGAAAATTAGTAGAAGAAATGGTCTGGTGGGTGGAGGagacactcagtcactggttgtgactgaaacacAATGAGATTCAATTGCATAATAAACACTTTCAATTTGTTTCAAACTGAATTATAGAGGAGAATTAAAGTCACTCtcgctcactggttattcaccctctctacaccatGTAATAcattatatacacacacatcTATTAATAACAAAACATATAAcagtataatcaacaatggtgggaattcATCTTCAACGAAGGTGGgttggtaggtggagtaggttgtcTGCCGACCCCAGAAAATTCAACGAAGGTGGGCTGCTGAccatctccagtcaagtttaatttccaacactcccccttaaacttgactctcctggtTTTGTCATTCtaagcattgtcttcagtcttacaaaaatatcatacctGAATGGCTTCGTAAAAATGTCAGCATTCTGATTATATGTTTTGCAAGATATAAACTCCACTTCTTTCTTGCTGTAGCCCTTGGCGACAAATGTTACTGTGTATCTTTAGACTTCTCCTTGAGCCTTCTTCAtagtcttgtagacccattttacaccaatagttttgcggcccttcaAGAGATTCAttaactcccaagtcttgttcttctcgatggattgaatcttctcatccattgtttttctccatttgttttcttcgttAGCCTTCTCAAAGCTAATCAAGTCTGTAGTCAGCAACAGACAATTTAGAGCAACATACTCTTCCATTGGTTAtgtattttcatacagatcaATTAGGCTACAAGCacctctaggcctcatgtctgagatttcatgctcaattggtgatgaagctccattcctctgtggtgaatgGTAACTGTACGGAGGTGTATGCACTTCgagaacttgtgactcgatagccacttctcttatCTATGTGGGTTCTTATCCTTCAAGCGTtaattctgcatctttggaagattcagcctggtcccatttccaggattcatttttttcaaaattgacatcccgactgtgattgactttcttgttgatgggattgtagagttcatgtggtgtctttttatcaagactctttgtaggacaccggttgagtagatagactgcacatgacacagcttctgcccaaaaactcttgggtacattcttatcctttaataT
This genomic stretch from Malania oleifera isolate guangnan ecotype guangnan chromosome 3, ASM2987363v1, whole genome shotgun sequence harbors:
- the LOC131151441 gene encoding UPF0481 protein At3g47200-like — translated: MVSKGLPPLSRKSCIYRVPKRLRYVNEEAYTPQIVSIGPLHHGKESLLAMEEVKLRYLDKFLVCTNMILETCVEEIKKLEASARDCYSESTKLTSDEFVKMMLIDGSFIIEAMTSFLGTSTSEDSENHTYFKRWTDHPKTISTSEVKHLLDLLRICHLPSSSRPFSEKFDHKYVAIPKATELCEEGVRFARDSPDHLLDIKYTRGLLKIPPLVIQQRTEILLRNLVALEQCHYHYDTYITDYIYFMDNLIDSSSDVDVLVQNGIIMTYFGDSSTVATLFNNLVTETTLASYNYYYYGCAKDIKEFWEVPWHKWKATLKRDYFSTPWKVSSTIAAIVLIVLTFIQTIYSIIGASSSKKVLDLNMAPEVPSCSSVLSSLQLSPQFQKEMLRNEAVLVTISDADIVNQTFYHSAQAMSLTSHLTRCLQKQNENVTLLGNETYVLQTKYQKG